In the Bacillus shivajii genome, one interval contains:
- a CDS encoding sodium:solute symporter family protein: protein MELAISNIDLGIIILYVIFSLFVGYWVSKSVGKFEDFAVAGRTFGPFMLAATFAATNFSTWSMVGKPGLVYGSGVPIAWIALNAMACVLAAVIFVPIYRKLRYNTMSEIFEDRYDGRVRGLISVIWILADTLNRYGVTVYAAAVITGLLFGVDIYIMILLIAALVLFYTYLGGLRSVVITDSVQFVLMFLGLFIGGAYIFYTFGGWGGLMSSVPVELTEWVPSMEHANGWPWIIAMTLLGFPYFITSQFVMQRGLAAKSVNIARWGMIFAAIVAIPIAILEVLPGLAAHSLLSSDAVSSMHSDMVGPQVYTELLPVGLLGIFFASLLAAGVSTADSALCGSSSLFTEDFYKKWKPNESGEHYLKVSRLTTVVLSVIGILWAMLVPLLGGAVDAILNVIAITDMPIFVIICLAIFWRQMKATAAVIAILAGTISGLTVSILGAGGIQGLAVTTATSTFTTLIVGVILSLIISRDNKEEQRVSEFFEKIANTK from the coding sequence ATGGAACTAGCAATATCAAATATTGATTTAGGTATAATTATTCTATATGTCATTTTCTCACTTTTTGTGGGGTATTGGGTCTCAAAAAGTGTTGGTAAGTTTGAGGACTTTGCAGTTGCAGGTCGAACATTTGGGCCATTCATGTTAGCGGCAACATTCGCTGCGACAAACTTCTCAACTTGGAGTATGGTCGGTAAGCCAGGTTTAGTGTATGGTAGTGGTGTTCCGATTGCTTGGATTGCATTAAATGCGATGGCATGTGTTCTAGCCGCTGTTATTTTTGTACCGATTTATCGAAAACTAAGATATAATACAATGTCTGAAATTTTTGAAGATCGTTATGATGGAAGAGTTAGAGGACTAATCAGTGTTATTTGGATTTTAGCAGACACCCTAAACAGGTATGGGGTAACAGTGTATGCTGCCGCTGTTATTACAGGATTACTATTTGGTGTAGACATTTATATCATGATTTTACTTATTGCAGCATTAGTATTGTTTTATACTTATTTAGGTGGACTTCGTTCGGTTGTTATTACAGACTCTGTTCAATTTGTCCTGATGTTTTTAGGACTTTTTATTGGAGGCGCTTACATCTTCTATACATTTGGTGGCTGGGGCGGCCTTATGTCTTCGGTACCAGTTGAGTTAACGGAATGGGTACCATCTATGGAGCATGCGAATGGGTGGCCATGGATTATTGCTATGACATTATTAGGTTTCCCGTATTTTATTACGAGCCAATTTGTCATGCAGAGAGGACTAGCTGCTAAATCTGTCAACATTGCACGTTGGGGAATGATCTTTGCAGCTATTGTCGCAATTCCGATTGCTATTTTAGAAGTTTTACCTGGACTTGCTGCTCATTCATTATTGTCATCAGATGCAGTTTCTTCCATGCACTCTGATATGGTTGGGCCACAAGTTTACACAGAATTACTACCTGTTGGGTTACTTGGTATTTTCTTTGCTTCGTTGCTAGCAGCCGGTGTATCTACAGCCGACTCAGCTTTATGTGGTTCATCTTCATTATTTACTGAAGACTTCTATAAAAAATGGAAGCCGAATGAAAGTGGAGAGCATTATTTAAAAGTATCAAGGCTGACAACGGTTGTATTATCAGTTATCGGTATTTTATGGGCGATGCTTGTTCCATTATTAGGTGGAGCAGTTGATGCCATTCTAAACGTTATTGCGATTACAGACATGCCAATTTTCGTCATTATTTGTTTAGCGATCTTCTGGAGACAAATGAAAGCAACAGCTGCTGTTATTGCCATCTTAGCTGGTACGATTAGTGGTCTAACAGTTTCTATATTAGGAGCTGGTGGGATTCAAGGGTTAGCTGTAACTACTGCTACAAGTACTTTTACTACACTCATTGTAGGAGTCATCTTGAGTTTAATTATTAGTAGAGATAATAAAGAAGAACAAAGAGTTTCTGAATTCTTTGAGAAGATTGCAAATACAAAATAG
- a CDS encoding bifunctional 4-hydroxy-2-oxoglutarate aldolase/2-dehydro-3-deoxy-phosphogluconate aldolase, with protein MLNQLGEKPIIPILRGLSIEDSLFTVDCLVESGFNVIEISLNQDNSLDVLDEVTNRYNNDLLIGAGTVLNEPLAKEALRRGAQFFLSPHLSEEVFSVSKEKDVPYIPGAFTPTEIQTAIEMGAEIVKVFPIRMLGHKYISDILASMNHAKLLPVGGVSEENIQNIFSSGAFGVGIGSSLTKNEWIYNRDRDKLVDYGKDLLEKSLKAKEGS; from the coding sequence TTGTTAAATCAATTAGGAGAAAAGCCAATTATACCGATTCTAAGAGGGTTGAGTATAGAGGACTCGCTATTTACAGTAGATTGTTTAGTAGAATCAGGATTTAATGTCATTGAAATATCGTTAAACCAAGATAATAGTTTGGATGTATTAGATGAAGTAACTAACAGATATAACAATGATTTATTAATTGGTGCCGGTACAGTATTAAATGAACCTTTAGCCAAAGAAGCTTTACGTAGGGGGGCACAATTCTTTTTAAGTCCTCACCTTTCTGAAGAAGTGTTTTCCGTTTCAAAGGAGAAAGACGTTCCTTATATTCCAGGCGCTTTTACTCCGACAGAGATACAAACTGCTATAGAAATGGGAGCAGAAATTGTTAAGGTATTCCCAATAAGAATGTTAGGTCATAAGTATATTTCAGACATTCTTGCCTCAATGAATCATGCCAAGTTACTTCCTGTAGGAGGTGTGTCTGAAGAAAATATTCAAAATATTTTTTCTAGTGGTGCATTTGGTGTAGGGATTGGTAGTAGCCTGACAAAGAATGAGTGGATTTACAACAGAGACCGAGACAAATTAGTGGACTACGGGAAGGACCTTTTAGAAAAATCTTTAAAAGCTAAGGAGGGGTCATAA
- a CDS encoding sugar kinase encodes MIITFGESMIAFSSNDQLRLSESNNYKSSCAGAESNVSIALSRLGHKVTWVSKVGADPFGTKIVRELRAEGVDVSHVKSDTEKSTGIMFKQKKALTDTEVFYYRKGSAASAMNNDDFPFDDLRNFTFVHLTGITPSLSETCRELTLKVVKKAKKYGVKVSFDPNIRKKLWSNEKARATILELLPYVDIFFPGREESEILFGINDPEALVDINKKYGIELSVLKDGGSGAWLIDQQSTSFHRAYSVEHVVDEVGAGDAFAAGFLHGYLTNSSLSDCMKIGSGVAAFVVSEEGDTKGLPFPHELERFIGEEKTTIR; translated from the coding sequence ATGATTATTACATTTGGTGAATCAATGATAGCATTTAGCTCGAATGACCAGCTTAGGTTATCGGAAAGTAACAATTACAAATCTTCATGTGCTGGGGCGGAATCAAATGTAAGTATAGCGTTATCAAGACTAGGTCACAAAGTTACATGGGTCAGTAAAGTAGGGGCTGACCCATTTGGCACAAAAATCGTTCGAGAACTACGGGCAGAAGGAGTAGATGTTAGTCACGTAAAGTCAGACACTGAGAAATCTACTGGAATTATGTTCAAACAAAAAAAAGCCCTAACAGATACAGAAGTTTTTTATTATCGAAAAGGCTCAGCTGCAAGCGCTATGAACAATGATGACTTTCCATTTGATGATTTAAGAAACTTTACATTTGTCCACCTAACTGGTATTACCCCTTCATTAAGTGAAACTTGTCGTGAACTTACATTGAAAGTGGTAAAAAAAGCAAAAAAATATGGTGTGAAAGTTAGCTTCGACCCTAATATCCGTAAAAAGCTCTGGAGTAATGAAAAGGCTCGGGCTACGATATTGGAATTATTACCGTATGTAGATATTTTCTTTCCAGGAAGAGAAGAATCAGAGATATTATTTGGTATCAATGACCCCGAGGCTCTAGTAGACATCAATAAGAAGTATGGAATTGAACTGTCAGTTCTAAAAGATGGTGGAAGCGGAGCATGGTTGATTGACCAACAATCGACTTCATTTCATCGGGCGTATTCAGTAGAACATGTGGTTGACGAAGTTGGCGCAGGCGATGCTTTTGCAGCAGGATTTTTACACGGTTACTTAACGAACTCTTCATTGAGTGATTGTATGAAAATTGGGAGTGGGGTCGCAGCCTTTGTTGTTTCAGAAGAAGGCGATACAAAAGGTCTGCCATTTCCTCATGAATTAGAAAGATTCATAGGAGAGGAAAAGACGACCATTCGATAG
- a CDS encoding RidA family protein, with translation MSKVEQRLKEVGIELPEAPKPAAVYVPAKTFGNLVYTSGQDCRIDGKLMYEGKVGKDITLEQGYEASRQTMVNCLAVLKGEIGDLDRVKQIVKVLGFVNSAEGFVEQPYVINGASELLEEAFGDKGKHARSALSSNELPFNTPVEIEMIVELYE, from the coding sequence ATGTCAAAAGTAGAGCAAAGATTAAAAGAAGTAGGTATTGAGTTACCTGAAGCACCAAAACCAGCAGCTGTATATGTTCCAGCAAAAACATTTGGGAATCTCGTTTATACATCTGGGCAGGATTGCCGTATTGATGGAAAGCTTATGTATGAAGGAAAAGTAGGAAAAGATATTACGTTGGAACAAGGATACGAAGCGTCAAGACAAACGATGGTAAATTGTTTAGCTGTTCTAAAAGGAGAAATTGGAGATTTAGATCGAGTTAAGCAAATTGTAAAAGTATTAGGGTTTGTAAATTCAGCAGAAGGATTTGTTGAGCAACCATACGTCATTAATGGTGCTTCGGAGTTACTTGAAGAAGCCTTTGGTGATAAAGGAAAACATGCAAGATCTGCATTATCAAGTAATGAATTACCGTTTAATACACCAGTGGAAATTGAAATGATTGTAGAACTTTATGAATAG
- a CDS encoding IclR family transcriptional regulator, which translates to MSNSLRNTSVTKLLRILEEVVNADQGIGVSELARNLDMNKSTIYRFLATLEEEGYLEQDNATQHYKEGIKMFELSSRVINKTNWVQDIKPYLSDLQEKVQETVHLGVIDKGEVIYIDKVECDRSIRMYSKVGNRAPVHCTGIGKAILAHIQGEEQENIIESIEMKSFTEKTITNKDRFKRHLKKIRAQGFSIDDEEHEMGIRCAAAPIYNYKNELLGAISVAGPSSRINQDVLIDLSLEVKEASQLISRRLGNV; encoded by the coding sequence ATGAGTAACTCATTACGTAATACTTCAGTAACAAAATTGCTTAGAATTTTAGAAGAGGTTGTAAATGCTGATCAAGGTATTGGTGTTAGTGAACTTGCTAGAAACTTAGATATGAATAAAAGTACAATATATAGGTTTTTAGCGACATTAGAAGAAGAAGGATACCTTGAACAAGACAATGCAACCCAGCATTACAAAGAAGGAATCAAGATGTTTGAGTTATCATCAAGAGTGATTAACAAAACAAACTGGGTTCAAGATATTAAACCGTATTTATCTGATCTACAAGAGAAAGTTCAAGAAACTGTTCACCTAGGTGTGATAGATAAGGGAGAGGTTATATACATAGATAAAGTAGAATGTGACCGATCCATAAGAATGTACTCCAAAGTAGGGAACAGAGCACCTGTTCATTGTACTGGAATTGGGAAAGCGATCCTGGCCCACATTCAGGGTGAAGAACAGGAAAATATTATTGAGTCTATTGAAATGAAATCGTTTACTGAAAAAACTATAACAAATAAAGATCGTTTCAAGAGACATTTAAAAAAAATTAGAGCTCAAGGTTTTTCGATTGACGACGAAGAACATGAAATGGGAATTCGTTGTGCTGCTGCACCTATTTATAATTACAAAAATGAATTGTTAGGTGCCATTAGTGTTGCAGGCCCTTCTTCAAGAATTAATCAAGATGTTTTAATTGATTTATCACTTGAAGTTAAGGAAGCAAGTCAATTGATTTCACGTAGATTAGGTAATGTTTAA
- a CDS encoding VanZ family protein, translating into MFKVISWVAVILWMALIFYLSHQPAGESSELSSGVTALILSIIEGIVPAAVNVDFDIFHFYIRKGAHFAAYFVLGLFVVNALYASGVKGLRSVLVALLISVLYAASDEYHQTFIPGRSGEVSDVLIDAVGSATGIVCYLLAVKLIQKLR; encoded by the coding sequence ATGTTTAAAGTCATTTCTTGGGTCGCTGTCATTCTTTGGATGGCATTGATCTTTTATTTGTCTCATCAGCCGGCGGGGGAATCAAGTGAGCTTAGTTCAGGAGTAACGGCTTTGATTCTATCAATCATTGAGGGTATTGTTCCTGCTGCCGTAAATGTGGACTTCGACATTTTTCATTTTTATATTCGAAAAGGGGCACATTTCGCCGCCTATTTTGTGCTGGGCTTATTCGTTGTCAATGCTTTGTATGCGAGCGGTGTTAAGGGCTTGCGCAGTGTATTGGTGGCCCTTCTCATTAGTGTGTTGTATGCCGCTTCGGATGAGTATCACCAGACATTTATACCGGGAAGGTCTGGTGAGGTGAGTGATGTCCTTATCGACGCAGTCGGATCCGCGACAGGGATTGTTTGCTATTTGCTTGCAGTGAAACTCATCCAAAAACTTCGCTAG
- a CDS encoding NERD domain-containing protein has product MNLKAWLLVVFCVMLMPVIFVISPVLLAIAIFLGTMIVKWKFATIKGAVGEMYVNNKLSKLDPKVYRIYHDLYVPNGDGGTAQVDHVVTSPFGIIVIETKHYEGWIFGNERQRYWTQVIYKRKEKLFNPIWQNKGHIRALQDYLEKDDEDDFFSIIAFSQNSTLKFEDNFSSARVTQFPQLLNVMQEWNKPIIDESELEAINKELDNLIIRDSKKKREIKKKHVAAIKNNAEKSKHTGKVIDRKRVSKPSSSGNDSSPQPTSQESSEDSVNPNGTEPKCPKCNATLSLKKGKYGSFYGCSNFPKCRHTEKVS; this is encoded by the coding sequence ATGAATTTGAAAGCATGGTTATTGGTTGTTTTTTGCGTGATGTTGATGCCAGTTATCTTTGTTATTTCTCCAGTGTTACTAGCGATCGCCATATTTTTAGGTACTATGATTGTGAAGTGGAAGTTTGCGACAATTAAAGGTGCAGTTGGTGAAATGTACGTGAACAACAAGTTAAGTAAGTTAGACCCTAAAGTGTACCGAATCTATCATGATCTGTATGTGCCCAATGGTGATGGTGGAACGGCACAAGTCGACCACGTCGTAACCTCTCCATTTGGGATTATTGTTATTGAGACGAAGCATTATGAAGGTTGGATCTTTGGCAATGAAAGACAACGTTATTGGACACAAGTGATCTATAAGAGAAAAGAAAAACTATTTAACCCGATTTGGCAAAACAAAGGTCATATTCGTGCTCTACAAGATTATTTAGAAAAGGATGATGAGGATGATTTCTTCTCGATCATTGCCTTTTCACAAAACTCGACGTTAAAATTCGAAGACAATTTTTCTTCTGCACGGGTCACTCAGTTTCCACAACTTTTAAATGTGATGCAAGAGTGGAACAAGCCAATCATTGATGAAAGTGAATTAGAAGCTATCAACAAGGAATTGGACAACTTAATTATCCGTGATTCCAAGAAGAAAAGAGAAATTAAGAAGAAGCACGTAGCAGCTATTAAAAATAATGCTGAAAAAAGCAAACACACAGGCAAAGTTATTGATCGAAAACGTGTAAGCAAGCCAAGTAGTAGTGGTAACGATAGTAGTCCACAACCTACTTCACAAGAAAGTAGCGAAGATAGTGTGAATCCTAATGGAACTGAACCCAAGTGTCCAAAATGTAACGCAACCTTATCACTTAAGAAAGGAAAATACGGATCCTTTTACGGATGCAGTAATTTTCCAAAGTGTAGGCATACAGAGAAGGTGTCGTAG
- a CDS encoding glutathione ABC transporter substrate-binding protein has product MQQKLFHFSLLILLSLAFVLTACASEPGSEEATSGDPQEENSESSESTTSTDDDNKQLVIAVNSDATQLDPHEGADIPSANVYHNKIYETLVIQDENMEFQPGLATDWDRIDDHTWEFTLREGVTFHDGEEFTAEAVKASIDRILDEEVASVRASLFEMVTEVEAVDDHTVRMTTEYPFSPLLSNLAHYAGGIISPKAIEADYSGESALGQNPVGTGPFKFKSWETGSEITLEKNPDHWTDRVQIDEVVFRVIPEASTRVSVVEAGEAHIAEPISSSHISRVESSDNMHLLLSPGLGVDYIGFNTQKEPFDNMLVRQAINYAINTEEIIEHIYSGVGLFADGTMSSANIGYHPDIEGYGYDVEKAKGLLEEAGYPEGFETTLWTNDNQERMDVAEYVQAQLTDVGIDVSIEVMEWGAYLDGTSTGDHDMFILGWSNMTGDGDYNQWFLFHSDAKGAPGNRTFYANDEVDALIDAARRESDPEKRVELYNEVQEIEMEEAPKVLIRHTEYVAAVRDGVEGFWLHPSRIMMIDDVTLP; this is encoded by the coding sequence TTGCAACAAAAACTATTTCATTTTTCATTACTAATTCTATTAAGTCTAGCATTCGTTTTAACTGCTTGTGCAAGTGAACCAGGATCTGAAGAAGCAACAAGTGGAGATCCACAAGAAGAGAATTCAGAATCATCAGAATCAACAACGTCAACTGATGATGACAATAAACAGCTGGTCATTGCCGTGAATTCTGATGCTACTCAGTTGGACCCACATGAAGGGGCCGACATCCCATCTGCAAACGTATATCACAATAAAATCTATGAAACACTGGTCATCCAAGATGAAAATATGGAATTTCAACCAGGGTTAGCAACAGATTGGGATAGAATTGATGATCATACTTGGGAGTTCACATTAAGAGAAGGAGTAACGTTCCATGACGGAGAGGAATTTACTGCTGAGGCTGTGAAAGCAAGTATTGATCGAATATTGGACGAAGAAGTTGCATCAGTGAGAGCTAGTTTGTTCGAAATGGTTACTGAAGTCGAAGCTGTTGATGATCATACTGTTCGTATGACAACAGAGTACCCATTTTCACCCTTACTCTCTAACTTAGCGCATTACGCTGGAGGGATTATTAGTCCAAAAGCCATTGAAGCGGATTATAGCGGAGAGTCCGCGTTAGGTCAAAATCCAGTAGGAACAGGTCCATTTAAGTTTAAATCGTGGGAAACTGGTTCAGAAATTACGCTAGAGAAAAATCCAGATCACTGGACAGACAGAGTACAAATTGATGAAGTCGTCTTTCGAGTGATTCCAGAGGCTTCGACTCGTGTCAGTGTAGTTGAAGCTGGAGAAGCACATATTGCCGAACCAATTTCTAGTAGCCACATTTCTAGAGTTGAATCATCTGACAATATGCACCTATTACTAAGTCCAGGATTGGGTGTTGATTACATCGGTTTTAATACACAAAAGGAACCATTCGATAACATGTTAGTGCGTCAAGCAATAAACTATGCAATTAATACTGAAGAAATTATTGAGCATATTTACAGTGGTGTTGGTTTATTTGCTGATGGAACGATGAGTTCTGCGAATATTGGTTACCATCCTGATATCGAAGGTTACGGCTATGATGTAGAAAAAGCAAAGGGGTTACTTGAAGAAGCAGGATACCCAGAAGGGTTCGAAACAACACTATGGACAAACGATAATCAAGAAAGAATGGATGTAGCAGAATATGTCCAAGCACAGTTGACGGACGTAGGAATAGATGTGTCGATCGAGGTAATGGAGTGGGGCGCATATTTAGATGGTACGTCAACAGGTGATCACGACATGTTTATCCTAGGGTGGTCAAACATGACTGGTGATGGAGACTACAACCAGTGGTTCTTATTCCACTCTGATGCTAAAGGTGCTCCAGGAAACCGTACATTCTATGCCAACGATGAAGTCGATGCATTAATTGATGCAGCTAGAAGGGAAAGTGACCCGGAAAAACGTGTTGAGCTCTATAACGAAGTACAAGAAATTGAAATGGAGGAAGCACCGAAAGTACTCATAAGACATACGGAATATGTTGCTGCCGTTCGTGATGGTGTAGAAGGCTTCTGGCTACACCCATCAAGAATTATGATGATAGACGATGTAACACTTCCGTAA
- a CDS encoding M24 family metallopeptidase, whose amino-acid sequence MGIQNRVTNLRKGLEEKGLEAAVIFSVENRRYFSDFPGSSGALIITQSDAVLLTDFRYIDEAHTRAAEHYEVIQHAGGALTESVGEKLKQMNVAKVGVEDSLSIAMLDVLEKEAPQCSFSMIESMMMKIRMIKDESEIESIRQGISLCDKAFEHILTFIKPGMTEKEIGLELEYVMKKNGAEGIKENHVIASGERSSLPHGQATDRVVKNGEFVKMDIGAKVNGYYTDFTRTVVLGEPSEKQLEIYGIVSHALEVSLQNVGPGKVCSELDNIGRSIIKNEGYGENFGHSLGHSLGLNIHEKPAMRSTDDTVLQPGMVITVEPGIYISGWGGVRIEDLVVIREEGIENLTKATKELQILNN is encoded by the coding sequence ATGGGAATTCAAAATAGGGTTACAAATCTTAGAAAAGGATTAGAAGAAAAAGGGTTAGAGGCAGCAGTCATTTTTTCCGTTGAAAATAGGCGTTATTTCTCGGACTTCCCTGGAAGCAGCGGGGCTTTAATTATTACACAATCTGATGCAGTCTTACTTACTGACTTCCGCTATATCGATGAAGCGCATACCCGTGCAGCTGAACATTATGAAGTCATCCAGCATGCAGGAGGAGCGTTAACGGAAAGTGTCGGAGAAAAATTAAAACAAATGAACGTGGCAAAGGTAGGAGTTGAAGATTCACTTTCTATCGCTATGTTGGACGTATTGGAAAAGGAAGCACCTCAATGTTCATTTTCAATGATCGAATCGATGATGATGAAAATCCGTATGATTAAAGATGAATCAGAGATTGAAAGTATCAGACAAGGAATTAGTCTTTGTGATAAAGCGTTTGAACATATTTTAACCTTTATAAAGCCTGGTATGACAGAGAAGGAAATTGGTTTAGAACTTGAATATGTCATGAAGAAAAATGGAGCAGAAGGTATTAAAGAGAACCATGTTATTGCATCAGGTGAAAGGTCATCGCTTCCACATGGTCAAGCCACTGACAGAGTTGTGAAAAATGGTGAATTTGTCAAAATGGATATCGGTGCAAAAGTGAACGGGTACTACACAGATTTCACCCGCACGGTTGTACTAGGTGAACCGTCAGAAAAACAGCTTGAGATTTACGGGATTGTCTCCCATGCTTTAGAAGTTTCTTTACAAAATGTTGGGCCTGGAAAGGTTTGTAGTGAACTAGATAATATAGGGAGATCAATTATTAAAAATGAAGGATATGGTGAGAACTTTGGGCATAGTTTAGGCCACTCTCTCGGTCTGAATATTCATGAAAAACCTGCCATGAGATCGACTGACGATACCGTTTTACAACCAGGGATGGTTATTACAGTAGAACCAGGCATTTATATTTCCGGATGGGGAGGAGTTCGTATTGAAGATCTCGTTGTCATCAGAGAAGAAGGAATAGAGAATTTGACAAAGGCTACAAAAGAATTACAAATATTAAATAATTAA
- a CDS encoding zinc metalloprotease HtpX, giving the protein MTYIIDFFQNFKKRSNIGVAIYLVLNTLIVIGLFGGFGSVQGFIFGSFVYLLSLSIALSPVGEWILRLQQGCKPIARQEHKDRLMPLFDEVYRRAKELDPHLPDDVQLFISKDKMPNAFATGRKTICVTRGFLEYSDEEIKATLAHEFGHLSNKDTDLVLIVAVGNLIVTSLFIVYRLFFLAVGIIFSIAYRSIGTAISTFFIDMVLVAMMWVWTKIGTALVMHSSRQNEYLADKFAYDCGYGDNLMTVLDSFNDYEDDNSKGLWANLASSHPDPDERIAKIQELRAA; this is encoded by the coding sequence ATGACTTATATTATTGATTTTTTTCAAAATTTTAAGAAGCGAAGTAATATCGGAGTTGCGATTTATCTCGTATTGAATACGTTAATCGTAATCGGATTATTTGGTGGCTTTGGTAGTGTACAAGGGTTCATTTTTGGGTCTTTTGTTTATTTATTATCATTGTCGATTGCTTTATCACCTGTAGGTGAATGGATACTGAGGTTGCAGCAAGGGTGTAAGCCGATTGCTCGTCAGGAGCATAAAGACCGTTTAATGCCTTTATTTGATGAAGTTTACCGAAGAGCGAAAGAGTTGGATCCTCATTTGCCTGATGACGTTCAGCTATTTATTAGTAAAGATAAAATGCCTAATGCATTTGCTACGGGAAGAAAAACAATTTGTGTGACTAGAGGGTTTCTCGAATATTCAGATGAGGAAATAAAAGCAACGCTTGCACATGAGTTTGGCCATTTATCAAATAAAGATACAGATCTTGTATTAATCGTTGCTGTTGGGAACTTGATTGTTACTAGTCTATTTATCGTGTATCGTTTGTTCTTTTTGGCAGTTGGAATTATTTTTAGTATTGCATACAGAAGCATTGGAACAGCTATCTCTACGTTCTTTATAGACATGGTTCTTGTCGCCATGATGTGGGTATGGACCAAAATAGGTACTGCATTAGTAATGCATTCATCTCGTCAGAATGAATACCTTGCTGATAAATTTGCTTATGATTGTGGTTATGGTGACAACTTGATGACTGTCCTAGACAGTTTTAATGATTATGAAGATGATAACTCGAAAGGACTTTGGGCAAATCTAGCATCTAGCCACCCAGACCCAGATGAGCGTATTGCTAAAATTCAAGAGTTGCGAGCAGCTTAA